caatactccagatgatgtctgactagtgctctgtagagcggcagcGCCATTCGGAGCAAGCAaggtaagtttttatttttatgtctaatctgaggctggggagtctgatgaaaaatattttccctcttctaaatcctaggtgcgtcttatagtctgaaaaatacggtatatatgtcACTGCCGGCCCCATCCTCTTGCAGAGACAAGCAGATGTCGATCAGACCTTATATAAAAAGGAGCTGTGCGCTGCCTGCAGTTGTCACTATGGGGGCAGATTGGGAATAATGGGAGGAAACTAATATATAGATAGAGACACACTCCCTTTTGTGCATTGTGTAAATTATTCTCCGTTGCCAAGGACAGTACTATGCATTAGGACTGCCTGTGTACATACCTAGTGGCTGCTTCCTCCATCCAGCCGGTGACTGCACAGAGGCGCGCCCTAATGTGCAGGCACTGGCAGGATCTAGGAAGCAACATCCGCAGTCTTTGATGTGAGCATTTCTCCAACGAGGCACGGCCTCCATTAGATCAAATCCTGCACGAACTTCCTGTTTGATTATATATTTATAAACAGGAAGTCACCAGGCAATCAGAGTTATTATCACCggctttaatgttatggctgatccgTGTATTTTGCAGCTCAATGCTTCACATCAGGCTGTGGTTCTGAATTATGCAAAGTGCGATCAATATCTCTACTTCCTTCCGCTTTATATTTGCTCCcataaatacccccccccccatcaccactTCTGTTTTTCATGATCGCTCTTATAATTAACCCTCAGTCCTCATACtgagcataaaaaaaataaaaggggaaATTACTTTCTAATTCCTCAGTTTTTAAGACCTCTGCttgcttgcagtcagtgaattCTGATTCACATTAAGAGACTCACACAGAGGAGGGCTtcttacagttgtatccagtctagacaatcctctgtaagataaaacagcctggactccagactgatacattgtgacaacctaccaggacagGTGTGGGATGTTTAatctcacagaggattgtctggaCTGGATACATTTGTAGAATTCGCTTTTCCCTTGTTCATCCACCAGGTGGCACCACCTACTCATTTCTATCTATATCTACcgactaaggcttcatgcacacgaacgtatggacGTAAAGCTCAGGgagccattgatttctatgggtcagtgaaaaatatggaaagcacacagatgtccttcgtgtgctgtccacatctgtgtatctgttctgcaaattatatAACATGTTCTACTCTTGacagttttgtggacaagaatagccaaGAACGCGGTCGATATACATATTTTGCAGACCCCAAAACAGATAAGGtcatgtgcatgatgcctaacaTCGTGAAGTCAGCTGCGGCTCTCGAtctattaggctgagttcacacgggcgagatttccgcgcgggtgcaataagtgaggtgaatgcattgcacccgcactgaatctggacccattcatttctatggggctgtgcacatgagcggtgaaaatcgcagcatgctctatattgtgcatttatcacgcaacgcaggccccatagaagtgaatggggctgagtgaaaatcgcaagcaagtgcggatgcggtgcgattttcaccatgttataagggaaaataattacatctacacaacaccgaacccaaacctgaacttcagtgaagaagtccaggttcgggtctgggtaccatattcagttttttatcacgtgcgtgcaaaacgcattgcacccgcgcgataaaaactgaacaacggaacgcaatcaaaactgactgcaattgggtacctactcgcgcgggtttgccgcaatgcacccgggacgcatccggagccaaaacgtgacgcccgtgtgaacccagccttagggtatgCTGGTAGTCTTGCAACAATCTGAGAACCACAAGTTAGATCACAGGCCTGGGACATCTCCATTTGATTTTACCATGTCCCTGGCACCAGGACCCTATGCTAAAACCTTGGTGACATCCCCAAGGACAATTACCAGCACAGGCCGTGTCACATACTTTGTAAGGTTTCTCTAACGAGGAGCTTACCTTCCCCTTAAAGAACACATTCAGGGGCAGCCCTTGTGAGTGTATATCTGCGGGGCACTTATTAATATGACCCCCTTAATGATTTGACGACATTGTGCTGACCAcattggagggggagggggggggggggggtctcccagCACTAAGACAATCCTCCATCTGAATATCTGAGGAAGTTCTGCAAACTAAGATGGAGCAAAACTTCAAAGGATCTGCACCAAGCCCTGTGTATTTCCTTCTGGTCACTGGGTCGCCCTCTCCTGTAGAAGTGAATGTTCCATCGCACTCACCCTGGGAACCAGCTGTTCTCTATGGACGCACGGCCCACCAGGCTCAGGTTTAAGGCTTTGTAGACGGTCAGGGTCTCGTGTACATAGCCGTGAGGATTCACATAGGCAGCCATAGGGccacagagagagagactgcAAGAGAGTGACAGATGTCAATGCAGACGATATAGATCTGCACCTAGGCGTGTGTTCTTACCTCCACCCCCACATTTCAGACATCCTCCCTCACCTGAAGATCTCATTCTTGGTTGTGATCTCAGTGTCGTGACAGTGTTTACAGCAGAGAGACGTGCACTAAAACGAGAGGGGGGAGGTCACAGCTCGTACATGATTGGGGGAGCATTATGAGGCGGGGGCTTTTCTGCATTAGAGGGACCTCACTTTGCTCATGATGTCCAGCTCACAGCGCAGCCTCTGGATGGCATTTCCAATCTTCAGTAGCTGGATGCGCAGCGTGTCGTCGATGGGAAGGCAGGCCGCCACTCGATATGAGAAATCTGATCAAAGGAGGGACACAAAGTAATCAGCTGCTGAGAAATGAAAGGCTATAGCAGACATCAGATGAGGGTAGGGAAACCACTGCtatataaaggggttgtgcagtgtcagGACGCTGACGACCTCTCCTCGGGATAGGCCTGATGCCTAGCACCCACAATGATCAGCTATGCGCCCTCTTCAGTGTGCACTGGCATGCTGTCTAGATTGTAGCAGTAGTGCAGTGTACCTCCGTCCCATTCACGAGCGccacaacctcttcaaacagctgaccgtaGAGGTGTCGGGTGTTAGACCTCCACCGatccaatattgatgacttatcaagacactgcacaacccctttaaagtcttagactccagtcacatccagagctgcattcacaattcttctGGTTCTCTGTCAGTGCTCAGGCTGCTTCCACCCTCTCACCAGTGGTGTTCACACAGCAGTTTAATGTCAATGCATTTAACAACAATCCAAAATTTCCAATATTGCAATGCACCATAGAGCAGCGGCCTGttgttaaaggggtcgtccggaCTCATCATTACATTAAAACGTTACTGAACTTTCTATTGCAAACTTTGTTTCATTTCTTCACCatgtttaagatctctgcttgatgTCAGCGAATGGGAACATTCCTGTCTACACCCAGATGAAAACCTGCCTTGACCACCTAGTTCTGCTCATGCATTTGAATGCACCATGGTGCATACGGCAGCAAAtccattttacctgcactgatacactgtagcaaaccctTGGAGCAAGACAGAGATGTGCGCTGATGATGTGTTTAGGGCTGTCTAGACTAGATACAATTGTACCAAACCTTCAGCTCTGAGATTGGGATGTGTTTGTTACCACATTGTGGATGGAAACAGGAATGTTtcagttcactgacagcaagcagatactTTAAAAATGTAGAAGAAAGGTAAAGAAAAGTTATATTTGTGAAGTTGCAGAACTTTTTTCAGACATAAAACCTCTGAAAATAAGCGACTCCCACTCTGTCTCACCTATAGGATTAGCCGGCAGAGAGTCGTCGCGGAGATTTTCATCCCACTCGTGCAGCTGTCGCTTCACCCGCTCCATGAGAAAATCCTGATGACAGATGCAGATCGCCATATGTTGTAGAATTACAAATCCTCACAGATACATTACAGGAGAAACTAATCATAAGACCCCAATACTCCCCAACCCCCGGCACCAAGAAAACAACCAAGGAGCTGACGATCAGTCTGAAATACTCACCGCGTCATACAAAGCATAGAGCCACGATGGCCACGACGTCAAATTGGCACCAAAAAACTTTCTCTGTGGGGCGATAAGTATAGGAAAACATTAATATGGAAGAAAGTGATACGTAAATATGGTGGTGAACCCCACAAGGGCCCTGCACCAGAATGTAAGGCTGGAAAAGGGCTCCCTATAAatctaaaatgaaaaatgaagcaactttacAAGTGCACTTGATTCAAAACTTCCTACCGTTTTGCTTCCCCAGCTCCTATGCAGATctatgcatctccatggtaacagacgacaaactgtgtagtctgatcccttCAGTATGGCCCTTACTGCTGACTGACCTACGAAACGTAAGCTAGCATAAGGCAGGGAATTAATAGAAGGAAGGACGAGGCTGCGGGATTACAGTAGACAGAATCTGTGTGCTGTCGGTTACCACGGAGACACAAAAATCTGCACAGGAGCTGCAGGAGCAAAACGGTTGGAAATTTTtaatcaaaagttattataataataataatataaagctGCTTAATTTTGCACTTATTTGGACAAATAATAAATCTGTTAGCGAAGGTAGACAAGGTTTGATTGACAGGTGTCTTCACATGCAAACGGGAAGAGACGTCAATCAAGCCAAATTAAGTGGGGAGAAGTCGGGGGGGGGGTCCGCCCAGCGGACACTTCGCCCTCATTTCCATAACTAGGTTTTCTGACCCATCGCAGTATTCCTGATAACATGCATGTCTGCCATGACGGATCCTGGGGGGATTTCATGCTGTATGAAACtgaagacaggttccctttaagagccacATAATGCCAGTCCTCACCCTGCGGTACTTGTGCAGCCACTGGCAGGTGCTCTGTGGGTTCCGGCTGCTGAACGCTTTACTGCACGGGGGAACTTGATGGCGACTCTGAGAATCCAGCTGGATGGCAGTCATCGGACATGGCAGGACCCTCTCCGGTAGGATCTGTACCCGGGCAAGCAGGATCCTAGCAAAGGAGAGAGGTCGTTAACATTCCTAAGCTGTACTGCAGAGGGCGCTGCTTCAGATTCCGTGGCCCAGAACTGTCCCATAACAACCAGTTATGTCCAGGATGGGAAATAAGTGTCTAATGGGCAATGGTCTGACTGCTGGGGTCCCCGTAGGTCACGAGAAACCGCGTTCCCCTGTTTGAATAGAGCGGCGATCATGCATGTAGGTCAGCTTCTCCATTAAAAAGGAGAAACGCTGGCCCCTCTTCTTGTGATTGTTGGGGGCCACAGCAGTGAGAcccctgtggataggagatagtTTGTTGttatgggacagcccctttaaaggggtatttccacaTCTACAGCATATCCACAGAATATGTCGCTATGTGGGTCCCCCCTCTGGAATCCACACCTAATTCCACAACGGGGGTCCCTCGACCCCCCTCCCACCTAGGGATGCAGctgctgtgaatggagaggtggccactcAGGGTATGGAAGTTTCTGAAAACAGCCCTACAGAGGACTATCCCTTTAAGGGGCTGTACAGTCCAACCTGCCGACTGTATCAGGGAAAGATCTTCAACACATTCTGTTCATTCAAGGGCTGCAAAACCCATCCTGGACGCTGAGGGTTTGGCACATTGTATTTGTCTACAATGCTCCATGCCCTCACCTGTGTGAGCAGAGCTAGACCAGGACAGATTTTCAGTGTCTGAATGTAAATGTCCAAGTTGAACAaaaagagctgcagtgtaaagcacagAGGAGGGACAGATCCACTCAGACTTCAGAGTTTAAATAGCAGCAGTAAGTATTGGGTAACCATCACACTGTCCTAGAGTCCTGCCTGGCAAATCTCCCCAGTTCTGCAGTGATATGGGAGCGGGGGAGGTGTCACTGACAGCTCCTCCCCCTCCCAGCAGGGATTACTCAGCACTGGGCACTCGGGATATTTTCTACTTCATTTCCATTTTAGTGTGATCGCGCCAATTCCTCCTCTCGAGATCCACCTCTCACCCATCTGCCTGGCTTCTCATTTCCAGCACTTGGAATCGCTGCCGTCCGATGGCTTTCACTTTCACTGTCTCGATGCCGTACTCCTGCTCCTCGCGATAGGCGTAGATTTCCGCAGTCGTCCCGAAGCGAGCGTCTCTCTGAAGACCCTCACTGTGACACAAACGTAAGAAGGGTGAATGCGCTTCACTATGGAATATTCCTGTAATCCGGCATCCATATAATCGGATTAAGGGATATAcattacatcccccccccccccccccccccattacaaaCCAATATGCCAGCACAGCAAACGTCCTGTCCTTCTGGATGAGGCCTCGCACCATGCTGACCTCTTGTGGTCTGGAGAGGTGTAGCGGCAGGGTCTGGCCGGGAATCAGCATCACCTGTATGTGCGGTAACACCGGGATCAGCTGACAGCTGTCGTCGTCGTGCACCGTCCTCCCGTGAAACTCCTCCATGTCGACGCCCAGATACTGCGAAGCGATAAAAGCCACAGAATCACACAGAGAAGCAGAAGGAGGCTATCTGGACGCACGCCATGTTACGGACATCATTACTTGTGGCTGCTGGTTTGATTTCCCCCAATGAAAAGAGCTGGTGTATAATGAAACATCCCGCAACTGTCTGACTATTTTTctgttgctgtcagtgaatgaaacatggggggggggtttatgaTGGATTTTACATCAGTTTTTGGCACAGAGAAGTCACGCATTTTTATGAACCCTTTTAGCGCaaaaatttccaatttttttttttactccccccccccccccttgctggCCAATTTTCTACAAAGTGGGCTGGAGGACGGGACTGCTGCTACATTTATGTCTATAGGACTGGTGGAGATAGCAGGTACAAGCAGCAGTCCCGCAGGGATGAATGGAGAGGCTGTGAGCATGCCCGACCGctgggaccccccactgatctaatagttctcCTCCTCCTATAGACACAGGATAGCCTGTTACAACCAGCAAATAATGGCAATAAGGagagagaggcgctcatagggtagtacgtCAAGTGAACATGAAAGCcacaattggtaaaaaaaaaaaaatggtttgctcaccttttGAGAGTTGCACCAAATTGGGTGCAACCACAATGAGGGCAAATTAGAAGTAGTAAACGGTTAGTGCAGCCTGAATCGCCTGATCGGGTAAACAGTAGAAGCGAGAAGATGCCGGACCGGGATCTTCTCACTTCTACTGTTACAACCAGAACAGCCCTTTAGCtgcggacaggtgtggcgctgtatCTAGAAGAAGGAGGCCATGTCTTTCCAAACCCTTTAAGCTTTATGGACCTAAAACCCTTCTAAGTTAACCCCGTGTTACGCACTACATGAGACGTCGGTAAGCTGGTATCAAAGTTGATGATGTTGGGGGCTTCCTGGTCTCCTCCATCAGGATCTTCCATCTCCATGTCATCATCTTCCTCGCTCTCTGTCAGGACAAGAAACGTGTTAAACATGACGCCGATATGCTTGCTTTTAAAGTAGTATGAAACGTGGATAGGACCTGGAGATTCGTGGAGTCACTGGCGCCCATTAAACAAACCCTTGACAACCATTGCCATACACGGAAGTCGTCTCTTTAAAGATGACACCTGCGCTGGAGCGGGGCGAGCGCCATAgccgctgggtgcctgctgtttcacacagcagacacctgggccAGATGTCTGTGATCGGCGATCACGGCAATCGCAGATATTTAACTCCACAGATGTGACCGCGGCATCTGAGCGCAGAAAGCCTGTGAGTGCTGAATCCCCCCGCAGCGGGGAGAGGTGGAGCCGTTCAATCCCTGCGCAGCCTCGGCCCCGGTTCCTGTGGCAgtccactataggaacatagagaATTTCTTAAAAGCTTCAgtgataactagtgttgagcaaacttgtgttttaaagggagtctttcacctaatctgagcgttttagaccgctcagatcaggttatagactctttaaccctcattacgatcatacctttctcttatgtgtccctcgcccagataatgaaaataacactttttaaacttatgcaaattaccttctgaaggtgcccaggggcagcgttactgggcgatgtgcccagaaaaacacacctccagccggcggacgtcacgagcggcaccagaggacggcgggctgggaactggcccgcacctgcgcactgctctgcccattatgggcagatgaacagcttttcatattgcgcatgcgccggccaactaaagacagccggccggcgcatgcgcaatatgaaaggatgttcctctgcccataatgggcagagcagtgcgcaggtgcgggccagttcccagcccgccgtcctctggtgccgctcgtgacgtccgccggctgag
This portion of the Bufo gargarizans isolate SCDJY-AF-19 chromosome 1, ASM1485885v1, whole genome shotgun sequence genome encodes:
- the LOC122920424 gene encoding protein cereblon isoform X1, coding for MADEEGEDDPGVNNMGNQLQLIPESEEDDDMEMEDPDGGDQEAPNIINFDTSLPTSHVYLGVDMEEFHGRTVHDDDSCQLIPVLPHIQVMLIPGQTLPLHLSRPQEVSMVRGLIQKDRTFAVLAYCEGLQRDARFGTTAEIYAYREEQEYGIETVKVKAIGRQRFQVLEMRSQADGILLARVQILPERVLPCPMTAIQLDSQSRHQVPPCSKAFSSRNPQSTCQWLHKYRRRKFFGANLTSWPSWLYALYDADFLMERVKRQLHEWDENLRDDSLPANPIDFSYRVAACLPIDDTLRIQLLKIGNAIQRLRCELDIMSKCTSLCCKHCHDTEITTKNEIFSLSLCGPMAAYVNPHGYVHETLTVYKALNLSLVGRASIENSWFPGYAWTIAQCRVCGSHMGWKFTSVRKDLSPQRFWGLTRSALQPRIPVPDEEEASLDQSPILCL
- the LOC122920424 gene encoding protein cereblon isoform X2 codes for the protein MEMEDPDGGDQEAPNIINFDTSLPTSHVYLGVDMEEFHGRTVHDDDSCQLIPVLPHIQVMLIPGQTLPLHLSRPQEVSMVRGLIQKDRTFAVLAYCEGLQRDARFGTTAEIYAYREEQEYGIETVKVKAIGRQRFQVLEMRSQADGILLARVQILPERVLPCPMTAIQLDSQSRHQVPPCSKAFSSRNPQSTCQWLHKYRRRKFFGANLTSWPSWLYALYDADFLMERVKRQLHEWDENLRDDSLPANPIDFSYRVAACLPIDDTLRIQLLKIGNAIQRLRCELDIMSKCTSLCCKHCHDTEITTKNEIFSLSLCGPMAAYVNPHGYVHETLTVYKALNLSLVGRASIENSWFPGYAWTIAQCRVCGSHMGWKFTSVRKDLSPQRFWGLTRSALQPRIPVPDEEEASLDQSPILCL